The Impatiens glandulifera chromosome 8, dImpGla2.1, whole genome shotgun sequence genome includes a window with the following:
- the LOC124912893 gene encoding uncharacterized protein LOC124912893 yields MREFFETIKSLELIDFPLEGGQFTFRRDNGNGGSVQSRIDRFLVSNSIFRGVSNIFQKVLPWNCFNHRPILIERREVVPTSRPFKFENKLLTRDCFNSKVEGWWTSEIMFGSLSSKLFIKLKNLQKLLKSWFVGALFCFKVEILSREILTIDDAKEVRDLSITKISTRIHLVSELLELCKEEEIGEGQHNRAIWLREGDKNTKYLHGISKAQSRNNVINSIFIVSVMH; encoded by the coding sequence ATGCGTGAGTTTTTCGAGACAATCAAAAGTCTCGAGCTCATCGACTTTCCTTTGGAAGGAGGGCAATTCACATTTAGAAGAGATAACGGAAACGGTGGGAGTGTGCAATCCCGCATTGATAGATTTCTTGTGAGTAACTCAATTTTTCGTGGTGTATCTAATATATTTCAGAAGGTCTTACCATGGAATTGTTTTAATCATCGTCCTATCCTTATTGAGCGAAGGGAGGTGGTTCCAACTAGTCGGCCTTTCAAATTCGAGAACAAGTTATTAACTAGAGATTGTTTTAACTCGAAGGTGGAAGGGTGGTGGACGAGTGAGATTATGTTTGGCTCTCTATCCTCTAAGCTATTTATTAAGCTTAAAAATCTACAGAAGTTGCTGAAAAGTTGGTTTGTGGGTGCATTATTTTGCTTCAAAGTTGAGATTTTAAGTCGtgaaattttaacaattgaTGATGCGAAGGAAGTTCGTGATCTCTCTATTACGAAAATTTCTACACGAATTCATCTAGTGAGCGAGTTGCTTGAATTATGTAAAGAGGAGGAAATTGGGGAGGGACAACATAATAGAGCAATTTGGTTACGGGAAGGTGATAAAAACACTAAGTATTTACATGGCATCTCTAAGGCACAATCGAGAAATAACGTTATTAACTCGATATTCATTGTTAGTGTCATGCATTAG
- the LOC124912894 gene encoding BTB/POZ domain-containing protein At3g22104-like: protein MVSSCSRTLRKLCRNMKENPKIIFHDFPGGADVFELVLRFCYSNPRILKTTPFNVFLLKSAADYLKMEDLAEQTVRYIEGSIVSWKSPELLTNMKQSFMNTFLIKKVVQTMLVQKFDHSIISLFLFHYQRSKEFKLDKRRAVEVVIKLLFCLDRNLIPCKALFGLLGTALRLKIRTSCMKKLELMVSSKLDEAKVDDLLVMSSSPLMMFDVNLVLRLVKSFVRIMSSGLMYYDNDDGIRMKKVGRLVDLYLMEVSPDPYLRVSKFLALAMALPDSARESHDSICQAIDLYLDVHGNGGKLSEMEKMELCSVLNYEMVSIETLAYFLQNKHIPRRMLMNVLASQEDRLKGLVYFRVLFDSARAKSGRDDHSANAHCAMGDGLRIYVCEFRKSTKEMEKLKQCNKRKHKSLHVICS, encoded by the coding sequence ATGGTTTCCTCTTGCTCAAGAACATTAAGGAAATTATGCAGAAATATGAAGGAAAACCCGAAAATCATATTCCATGATTTTCCAGGTGGAGCCGATGTGTTTGAGCTTGTTCTTAGATTCTGCTACAGCAATCCCAGGATTCTAAAAACCACTCCTTTTAACGTATTTCTCCTTAAATCTGCTGCTGATTACCTGAAAATGGAAGATTTAGCTGAACAGACAGTTAGATACATTGAAGGATCCATTGTTTCTTGGAAAAGTCCAGAGCTTTTAACAAACATGAAACAATCCTTTATGAACACATTCTTAATCAAGAAAGTTGTACAAACAATGCTGGTTCAAAAATTCGATCACTCGATTATAAGTTTGTTTCTTTTCCACTACCAACGATCAAAAGAATTCAAACTCGACAAACGCAGAGCGGTTGAGGTCGTGATTAAACTATTGTTCTGTCTCGACAGAAACCTCATTCCCTGTAAAGCTCTTTTTGGATTGCTGGGAACGGCTTTGCGGTTGAAAATTAGGACATCTTGTATGAAGAAATTGGAGTTAATGGTTAGTAGTAAGCTTGATGAAGCTAAAGTAGACGACTTGCTAGTGATGTCCTCGTCGCCATTGATGATGTTTGATGTGAATCTTGTTCTTAGGTTGGTGAAATCGTTTGTAAGAATTATGAGTTCAGGATTGATGTACTATGATAATGATGATGGTATAAGAATGAAGAAGGTTGGGAGATTGGTGGATTTGTATTTGATGGAAGTTTCTCCAGATCCATATTTGAGAGTTTCAAAGTTTTTGGCTTTAGCCATGGCTTTACCAGATTCTGCAAGGGAATCTCATGATAGTATCTGTCAAGCGATTGATCTTTATCTTGATGTTCATGGTAATGGGGGCAAGCTAAGTGAAATGGAGAAGATGGAGTTATGCTCTGTTTTGAATTATGAGATGGTTTCGATAGAAACATTGGCTTACTTTCTTCAAAACAAACATATACCACGAAGAATGTTGATGAATGTACTTGCCTCTCAAGAGGATAGGCTGAAAGGCCTGGTTTATTTTCGGGTCTTGTTTGATTCGGCCCGCGCTAAAAGTGGGAGAGATGATCATAGTGCAAACGCCCATTGCGCGATGGGAGACGGATTGAGAATATATGTTTGTGAATTTAGAAAGTCGACGAAGGAAATGGAGAAGTTGAAACAATGTAACAAGAGGAAACACAAATCATTACATGTAATATGTTCTTAA